In a genomic window of Oncorhynchus keta strain PuntledgeMale-10-30-2019 chromosome 28, Oket_V2, whole genome shotgun sequence:
- the xpc gene encoding DNA repair protein complementing XP-C cells — protein MVNSVIHDSVCNTIKTKVHDYIWNEASMAKRKESADTAVKTDTKKPKKVAKGKAGGPRAKKENGEETEKVQRKAKHKSRLSKPKVGDTAETNTSKYFQNETPVKEEPADMSPETDLIPPFIRARKDTVKPVKEEEEDSEEDEDWEEVEELSEPLGPVEPALPSQPVEIEIETPDIIHKRQKREKRKAEFETYLRRMMNRFNKDVVEDTHKVHLMCLLANGMFRNRLCSTPDLLAISLSLLPTHFTMVAKERIDTNYLSGLLKWFGATFTLNPELPCEERPDPQALLERRLGSLTARDHQEMTHLFLLVLRSLRLFCRLVLSLQPLSLKPPSAKSKAKNSGSPPRKSPSQKKPPKESPSEPKVSPGSKRPAGVRAERGGKKAKKKEAGETEKAVSVGQKPKNSKRRSIASKVSYKEESSEGEGPSDGEEFQLTNEEDSEDSEGGAKAIRAKKVKGGKSKSTAPQKISSGGKKSEEEDDDWEGNEEGEEEQGMKRGKRKEGKGADEWLEVYLEKTGCWVCVEVLQGVGQPQLCSKQATHPMTYVVAVDGDGHLKDLGSKYDPTWMTSTRKRRVDEEWWEVTLEPFLGPESERDVQEDKELQAKLLDKPLPTSIAEFKNHPLYALKRHLLKYEALYPSTAAILGYCRGEPVYSRDCIHTLHSRDTWLKEARTVRLGEEPCKMVRGFSNRSRKVRMASEQKDKDDLALFGEWQTEEYQPPVAVDGRVPRNDFGNVYLFKPCMQPVGCVHLRLPNLQRVAKKLDMDCAAAVTGFDFHGGYSHAVTDGYIVCEEHEEILRAAWAEDQEIQRQKEKEKREKRAVANWTLLVKSLLIRERLQRRYGKKGPTPAGGLDQLKSQDREGVEGLSSDEEGEGGPNTASAALAQAWPQNRQGEQDSGTGGASKTTSKRQKRGQEKHLFPFEKV, from the exons ATGGTAAACTCAGTCATTCACGATTCTGTCTGCAACACTATTAAAACAAAAGTACACGATTACATTTGGAACGAAGCGAGCATGGCCAAGCGTAAAGAGTCTGCAGACACAGCAGTGAAGACCGACACAAAGAAGCCGAAGAAGGTTGCAAAAGGCAAAGCTGGAGGACCAAGAGCCAAAAAAG AGAATGGAGAGGAAACGGAGAAGGTTCAGAGAAAAGCCAAGCACAAATCCCGTCTCTCTAAACCTAAAGTAGGGGACACAGCCGAAACAAACACCAGCAAATACTTCCAGAACGAGACTCCAGTGAAGGAGGAGCCTGCTGATATGAGTCCTGAGACTGATCTCATCCCTCCTTTTATCAGAGCCAGAAAAGACACTGTAAAGCCtgtgaaagaagaagaagaggacagcGAGGAGGATGAAGACTGGGAGGAAGTGGAAG AGCTGTCTGAGCCCTTAGGTCCAGTAGAGCCAGCCCTGCCCTCACAGCCCGTGGAGATAGAGATTGAGACCCCAGACATCATCCACAAGAGGCAGAAAAG ggagaagaggaaggcgGAGTTTGAGACCTATTTGCGACGCATGATGAACCGCTTCAACAAAGATGTGGTGGAGGACACACAcaag GTCCACCTCATGTGTCTTCTAGCCAATGGGATGTTCCGGAACCGGTTGTGTAGCACACCGGACCTGCTGGCCATCAGCCTGTCTCTGCTGCCCACCCACTTTACCATGGTGGCCAAGGAACGCATTGACACCAACTACCTCTCTGGCCTGCTCAAGTG GTTTGGGGCGACGTTCACGCTTAACCCGGAGCTTCCCTGTGAGGAGAGGCCCGACCCACAGGCCCTGCTGGAGAGGAGGCTGGGCAGCCTCACCGCTAGAGACCACCAGGAAATGACACAT CTGTTCCTATTGGTGCTGAGATCGTTGCGGCTCTTCTGTCGACTGGTGCTCTCTCTGCAGCCCCTGTCACTGAAGCCCCCGTCAGCCAAG AGCAAGGCCAAGAACTCAGGCAGCCCGCCTAGGAAGAGTCCATCGCAGAAGAAGCCTCCAAAAGAGAGCCCCTCAGAGCCCAAGGTATCCCCAGGGTCCAAGAGACCGGCAGGGGTGAGGGccgagagaggagggaagaaggcAAAAAAGAAAGAGGCAGGGGAGACGGAAAAGGCTGTGTCGGTGGGACAGAAACCCAAGAACTCCAAGCGCCGCAGCATAGCCTCGAAGGTGAGCTACAAAGAGGAGAGCAGTGAAGGGGAGGGGCCAAGTGATGGGGAGGAGTTCCAGCTGACCAATGAGGAAGACAGCGAGGACTCTGAGGGAGGAGCAAAAGCAATCCGAGCCAAGAAAGTAAAAGGAGGTAAGAGCAAGAGTACAGCTCCACAGAAAATAAGTAGTGGAGGCAAGAagagtgaagaggaggatgacGATTGGGAGGGAAacgaagagggggaggaagagcagGGGATGAAGCGGGGCaagaggaaggaggggaagggTGCAGACGAGTGGCTGGAGGTGTATCTGGAGAAGACTGGGTGCTGGGTCTGTGTGGAAGTGCTGCAGGGCGTGGGGCAGCCTCAACTGTGCTCCAAGCAGGCCACCCATCCCATGACCTACGTGGTAGCCGTGGACGGGGACGGTCACCTGAAGGATCTGGGCAGCAAGTACGACCCCACCTGGATGACCTCCACCAGAAAGCGCCGGGTGGACGAGGAGTGGTGGGAGGTGACGCTGGAGCCATTCCTCGGCCCCGAATCTGAGAGGGACGTCCAGGAGGATAAAGAG CTCCAGGCGAAGTTGCTGGACAAGCCGTTGCCCACGTCGATAGCAGAGTTCAAAAACCACCCGCTGTACGCCCTGAAGAGACATCTACTGAAATATGAAGCTCTCTACCCCTCCACAGCGGCCATCCTCGGGTACTGCAGGGGAGAGCCTGTCTATTCCAG GGACTGTATTCACACGCTACACTCCCGAGACACCTGGCTGAAGGAGGCGCGCACTGTCCGTCTAGGAGAGGAGCCCTGCAAG atggtGAGAGGGTTTTCCAATCGCTCTCGGAAAGTCAGGATGGCATCAGAGCAGAAGGACAAAGATGACCTGGCTCTGTTTGGTGAATGGCAGACAGAGGAGTACCAGCCCCCAGTAGCTGTGGATGGCAGG GTGCCTCGTAACGACTTCGGCAACGTTTACCTGTTCAAGCCCTGCATGCAGCCAGTTGGCTGTGTCCACCTGCGTCTGCCTAACCTCCAGAGAGTGGCTAAGAAGCTGGACATGGACTGTGCAGCTGCTGTCACTGGCTTTGACTTTCACGGTGGCTACTCTCATGCTGT AACGGACGGCTACATTGTGTGTGAGGAGCATGAGGAGATCCTGAGAGCAGCCTGGGCAGAAGACCAAGAGATACAGAGACaaaaggagaagg AGAAGCGGGAAAAGAGGGCAGTGGCTAACTGGACTCTGCTGGTGAAGAGCCTGCTGATCAGGGAGAGACTACAGCGTCGCTATGGGAAGAAAGGCCCAACACCCGCAGGAGGCCTGGACCAACTGAAGAGCCAGGATAGGGAAGGGGTAGAGGGTCTATCGTCTGACGAGGAAGGGGAAGGTGGGCCGAACACGGCTTCTGCCGCACTGGCACAGGCCTGGCCCCAGAACAGACAGGGGGAGCAGGACAGTGGCACGGGGGGAGCCTCCAAAACTACATCCAAACGGCAGAAAAGGGGCCAGGAAAAGCACCTTTTCCCCTTTGAGAAAGTATGA